A region from the Candidatus Thiothrix putei genome encodes:
- the tnpB gene encoding IS66 family insertion sequence element accessory protein TnpB (TnpB, as the term is used for proteins encoded by IS66 family insertion elements, is considered an accessory protein, since TnpC, encoded by a neighboring gene, is a DDE family transposase.), with translation MFAPAATARIWLCTQATDMRKSFTGLTALVKNQLGQNPLSGHYFVFVNLRKTQMKILYFEPGGYCLWSQRLEQGQYRVQPTTSGQRELTRTDLQLILAGIEVQKSRQFKRYQYPVQPHSGTISP, from the coding sequence ATGTTTGCCCCCGCAGCCACCGCCCGCATCTGGCTATGCACCCAAGCCACCGACATGCGCAAAAGCTTTACGGGGCTGACCGCTTTGGTGAAAAACCAGTTAGGGCAAAATCCCCTGAGTGGGCATTATTTCGTGTTTGTGAACCTGCGTAAAACCCAGATGAAGATCCTCTATTTTGAACCCGGCGGCTATTGCTTATGGAGCCAACGCCTGGAGCAGGGCCAATACCGGGTGCAGCCGACAACTAGCGGGCAGCGCGAACTGACCCGGACGGATTTGCAGTTGATTTTGGCGGGCATTGAGGTGCAAAAATCCAGACAATTCAAGCGTTACCAGTATCCTGTGCAGCCACATTCTGGTACAATAAGCCCATGA
- a CDS encoding IS66 family insertion sequence element accessory protein TnpB, protein MKRPHRRASEWQTLISQWQASGLSAPAFCEQHSIGYASFCQWRQRLRSADGVEEPAVPANTFIDLGALSAGHAALGQGWHIVLSLGNGVELRLSQR, encoded by the coding sequence ATGAAACGCCCTCACCGCCGCGCCAGCGAATGGCAAACCCTCATTAGCCAATGGCAAGCCAGCGGCTTATCCGCCCCGGCATTTTGTGAACAGCACAGTATCGGTTACGCCAGTTTTTGCCAATGGCGGCAGCGTCTACGCTCCGCAGATGGCGTGGAGGAACCAGCCGTTCCCGCCAATACCTTCATCGACTTGGGAGCATTATCGGCGGGTCATGCCGCACTGGGGCAAGGCTGGCACATTGTGCTGAGTTTGGGGAATGGTGTTGAACTACGCCTGAGCCAACGCTGA
- a CDS encoding IS66 family insertion sequence element accessory protein TnpB gives MKRPHRRASEWQTLISQWQASGLSAPAFCEQHSIGYASFCQWRQRLRSADGVEEPAVPANTFIDLGALSAGHAALGQGWHIVLSLGNGVELRLSQR, from the coding sequence ATGAAACGCCCTCACCGCCGCGCCAGCGAATGGCAAACCCTCATTAGCCAATGGCAAGCCAGCGGCTTATCCGCCCCGGCATTTTGTGAACAGCACAGTATCGGTTACGCCAGTTTTTGCCAATGGCGGCAGCGTCTACGCTCCGCAGATGGCGTGGAGGAACCAGCCGTTCCCGCCAATACCTTCATCGACTTGGGAGCATTATCGGCGGGTCATGCCGCGCTGGGGCAAGGCTGGCACATTGTGCTGAGTTTGGGGAATGGTGTTGAACTACGCCTGAGCCAACGCTGA
- the tnpB gene encoding IS66 family insertion sequence element accessory protein TnpB (TnpB, as the term is used for proteins encoded by IS66 family insertion elements, is considered an accessory protein, since TnpC, encoded by a neighboring gene, is a DDE family transposase.), giving the protein MFAPAATARIWLCTQATDMRKSFTGLTALVKNQLGQNPLSGHYFVFVNLRKTQMKILYFEPSGYCLWSQRLEQGQYRVQPTTSGQRELTRTDLQLILAGIEVQKSRQFKRYQYPVQPHSGTISP; this is encoded by the coding sequence ATGTTTGCCCCCGCAGCCACCGCCCGCATCTGGCTATGCACCCAAGCCACCGACATGCGCAAAAGCTTTACGGGGCTGACCGCTTTGGTGAAAAACCAGTTAGGGCAAAATCCCCTGAGTGGGCATTATTTCGTGTTTGTGAACCTACGTAAAACCCAGATGAAGATCCTCTATTTTGAACCCAGCGGCTATTGCTTATGGAGCCAACGCCTGGAGCAGGGCCAATACCGGGTGCAGCCGACAACCAGCGGGCAGCGCGAACTGACCCGGACGGATTTGCAGTTGATTTTGGCGGGCATTGAGGTGCAAAAATCCAGACAATTCAAGCGTTACCAGTATCCTGTGCAGCCACATTCTGGTACAATAAGCCCATGA
- a CDS encoding ATP-binding protein — protein MFHNLQMITRQLYPHLVENLAQFPAVALLGPRQAGKTTLAEVLCAQRESCLYLDLESPTDRNKLLDPEAYLSQHEDKLVILDEVQRLPELFQPLRSLIDRGRKKGLDHGRFLLLGSASGDLLRQSGESLAGRIAYLELPPFQVLETPPTAQDVLWVRGGFPTSFLAVNDRQSVVWRQNLISTYLERDIPSYGTRIPAETLQRFWTMLAHNQGGMLNVSQLGKNLMVDTKTVSRYLDLLVDLLLVRRVLPWHSNVGKRLVKSPKVYIRDSGLVHALLGIHDADTLLGHPVVGNSWEGFCMENLLNAAPFNTTSGFYRSSAGAEVDLLLDIAGQGLWAIEIKRSATAKPRRGFYQACEDLQPAKRLLVYPGNERYPIGEGVEVVGLRLLAEQLQQLA, from the coding sequence ATGTTCCATAATTTGCAGATGATTACCCGACAGCTATACCCACACCTTGTTGAAAATTTGGCACAATTTCCCGCAGTAGCCTTACTGGGGCCGCGTCAGGCCGGTAAGACAACGCTGGCGGAAGTGCTGTGCGCACAGCGTGAATCCTGCCTTTACCTTGATCTGGAAAGCCCGACTGACCGCAATAAGTTGCTTGATCCTGAAGCCTATTTGAGTCAGCACGAAGACAAGCTGGTGATTCTGGATGAGGTGCAACGTTTGCCAGAACTGTTCCAGCCGTTACGCAGCCTGATTGATCGCGGCAGGAAAAAAGGGCTGGATCACGGACGCTTCTTGTTACTGGGGTCTGCCTCCGGTGATTTGCTGCGGCAATCGGGTGAAAGCCTCGCGGGGCGGATTGCGTATCTGGAATTGCCACCGTTTCAGGTGCTGGAAACACCACCTACCGCGCAGGATGTGCTGTGGGTACGCGGCGGTTTCCCCACCAGTTTTCTGGCAGTGAATGACCGGCAAAGTGTCGTCTGGCGGCAAAACCTGATCAGCACTTACCTTGAACGGGATATTCCTTCTTACGGCACACGCATTCCGGCGGAAACCTTGCAGCGTTTCTGGACAATGCTGGCACACAATCAAGGTGGAATGCTCAACGTGTCGCAGTTGGGTAAAAACCTAATGGTGGATACCAAAACCGTGAGTCGCTATCTCGATTTATTGGTCGATTTGTTGCTGGTAAGACGGGTATTGCCTTGGCATAGCAACGTAGGCAAGCGTTTGGTGAAATCCCCCAAGGTGTATATCCGTGACAGTGGTCTGGTTCATGCCTTGCTGGGTATCCACGATGCCGATACCTTGTTGGGGCATCCCGTGGTGGGTAACAGTTGGGAAGGTTTTTGCATGGAAAACCTGCTGAATGCTGCTCCCTTTAATACCACATCGGGTTTTTACCGCAGCAGTGCGGGGGCAGAAGTTGATCTGTTGCTGGATATTGCTGGGCAAGGTTTGTGGGCGATCGAAATCAAACGCTCTGCCACAGCCAAGCCGCGCCGTGGTTTTTATCAGGCGTGTGAAGACCTGCAACCAGCCAAACGTTTGTTGGTGTATCCGGGCAACGAACGCTACCCGATTGGCGAAGGTGTGGAAGTGGTGGGATTGCGCTTGCTGGCAGAGCAATTGCAGCAGTTAGCGTGA
- a CDS encoding Fic family protein — MSPANKLAQSLSALKALQDQQRVGIQSNELTRTHRERLLQQGFLREVMKGWFIPTRPDERQGESTSWYASFWGFCHDYLNTRFGTEWCLGAEQSISLHVGNWTIPRQLLVRSPKAGNKPTALLHGTSLLDLRLGIPAPAYIQTLDGIRVMRLEVALIQCLPRQFSANPIEMRAALAMLPDASNLLRHLLEGGNSVVAGRLVGAFRNIGRDAIADNLIATLRSAGYSVSEQDPFADRPTLPLQSRSHSPYVNRLRMMWQQYRQPVIDHFNVTPNPVTDATSYLQHVEEVYLTDAYNSLSIEGYRVNTQLIEQVRSGQWNPQTNPADREHLDAMAARGYWQAFQAVKHSVAKVLQGENAGTVASHDLDTWYRELFAPSVTAGILSAVNLAGYRNHPVYIRHSQHVPPNHEAVRELLPALFELMENEPEPVVNVVLSHFFFVYIHPYMDGNGRCGRFLMNLMMAAGGYPWTVVPLAKRDEYMDALEQASVGQNIVPFTRFIAELAAA, encoded by the coding sequence ATGTCCCCAGCCAACAAACTGGCGCAATCCCTGAGTGCCTTGAAAGCTCTACAAGATCAACAGCGCGTTGGCATCCAAAGCAACGAGCTAACCCGCACCCACCGCGAACGCCTGCTGCAACAGGGTTTCCTGCGCGAAGTCATGAAGGGCTGGTTCATCCCCACCCGCCCGGATGAACGCCAAGGTGAAAGCACTTCTTGGTACGCTTCATTCTGGGGTTTCTGTCACGATTATCTAAATACCCGCTTCGGCACTGAATGGTGTTTGGGCGCAGAACAATCCATCAGTCTGCACGTCGGCAACTGGACTATTCCCCGGCAATTGCTGGTACGTTCCCCCAAGGCAGGCAATAAGCCGACAGCACTCTTGCATGGCACATCATTGCTGGATTTGCGCTTGGGGATTCCCGCCCCTGCATACATCCAAACCCTTGACGGCATTCGTGTTATGCGGCTGGAAGTGGCACTCATCCAATGCTTACCGCGCCAGTTCAGTGCCAACCCGATTGAAATGCGGGCAGCATTGGCAATGTTGCCCGATGCGTCCAACCTGTTACGGCATTTGTTGGAAGGCGGCAATAGTGTCGTGGCGGGGCGTTTGGTTGGCGCGTTCCGCAATATCGGGCGGGATGCCATCGCTGATAATCTGATTGCCACCCTCCGCAGTGCCGGTTACAGCGTTAGCGAGCAAGACCCGTTTGCCGATAGGCCGACGTTACCTTTGCAAAGCCGCAGCCATTCCCCCTATGTCAACCGCTTACGCATGATGTGGCAGCAATACCGCCAGCCTGTCATCGACCATTTCAACGTTACCCCCAATCCAGTCACAGATGCGACAAGCTACCTGCAACACGTCGAAGAGGTGTACCTGACCGATGCTTACAACTCCCTCTCCATCGAAGGCTATCGGGTCAACACCCAACTGATTGAGCAGGTACGTAGCGGGCAATGGAATCCGCAAACCAACCCCGCCGACCGCGAACATCTGGATGCGATGGCGGCACGCGGTTACTGGCAAGCCTTTCAAGCGGTCAAACACAGCGTTGCTAAAGTATTGCAAGGCGAAAACGCAGGTACAGTTGCCAGCCACGATCTCGATACGTGGTATCGGGAACTGTTTGCCCCCAGCGTTACCGCCGGTATCCTGAGTGCTGTCAATTTGGCGGGCTACCGCAATCACCCCGTTTACATCCGCCATTCCCAACACGTCCCACCCAACCACGAAGCGGTGCGCGAACTCCTGCCCGCCTTGTTTGAACTCATGGAAAATGAACCCGAACCCGTCGTGAATGTGGTGCTGTCACACTTTTTCTTTGTCTACATCCACCCGTATATGGATGGCAACGGACGTTGCGGGCGTTTCCTGATGAATCTCATGATGGCAGCAGGCGGCTACCCGTGGACAGTTGTTCCATTGGCAAAGCGCGACGAATACATGGATGCACTGGAACAGGCCAGTGTTGGGCAAAACATTGTGCCATTTACCCGTTTCATCGCGGAGTTAGCAGCAGCTTGA
- a CDS encoding ATP-binding protein, with product MFHNLQMITRQLYPHLVENLAQFPAVALLGPRQAGKTTLAEVLCAQRESCLYLDLESPTDRNKLLDPEAYLSQHEDKLVILDEVQRLPELFQPLRSLIDRGRKKGLDHGRFLLLGSASGDLLRQSGESLAGRIAYLELPPFQVLETPPTAQDVLWVRGGFPTSFLAVNDRQSVVWRQNLISTYLERDIPSYGTRIPAETLQRFWTMLAHNQGGMLNVSQLGKNLMVDTKTVSRYLDLLVDLLLVRRVLPWHSNVGKRLVKSPKVYIRDSGLVHALLGIHDADILLGHPVVGNSWEGFCMENLLNAAPFNTTSGFYRSSAGAEIDLLLDIAGQGLWAVEIKRSATAKPRRGFYQACDDLQPAKRLLVYPGNERYPIGEGVEVVGLCLLVEQLQQLV from the coding sequence ATGTTCCATAATTTGCAGATGATTACCCGACAGCTATACCCACACCTTGTTGAAAATTTGGCACAATTTCCCGCAGTAGCCTTACTGGGGCCGCGTCAGGCCGGTAAGACAACGCTGGCGGAAGTGCTGTGCGCACAGCGTGAATCCTGCCTTTACCTTGATCTGGAAAGCCCGACTGACCGCAATAAGTTGCTTGATCCTGAAGCCTATTTGAGTCAGCACGAAGACAAGCTGGTGATTCTGGATGAGGTGCAACGTTTGCCAGAACTGTTCCAGCCGTTACGCAGCCTGATTGATCGCGGCAGGAAAAAAGGGCTGGATCACGGACGCTTCTTGTTACTGGGGTCTGCCTCCGGTGATTTGCTGCGGCAATCGGGTGAAAGCCTCGCGGGGCGGATTGCGTATCTGGAATTGCCACCGTTTCAGGTGCTGGAAACACCACCTACCGCGCAGGATGTGCTGTGGGTACGCGGCGGTTTCCCCACCAGTTTTCTGGCAGTGAATGACCGGCAAAGTGTCGTCTGGCGGCAAAACCTGATCAGCACTTACCTTGAACGGGATATTCCTTCTTACGGCACACGCATTCCGGCGGAAACCTTGCAGCGTTTCTGGACAATGCTGGCACACAATCAAGGTGGAATGCTCAACGTGTCGCAGTTGGGTAAAAACCTAATGGTGGATACCAAAACCGTGAGTCGCTATCTCGATTTATTGGTCGATTTGTTGCTGGTAAGACGGGTATTGCCTTGGCATAGCAACGTAGGCAAGCGTTTGGTGAAATCCCCCAAGGTGTATATCCGTGACAGTGGTCTGGTTCATGCCTTACTGGGTATCCACGATGCCGATATTTTGTTGGGGCATCCGGTGGTGGGTAACAGTTGGGAAGGTTTTTGCATGGAAAACCTGCTGAATGCCGCGCCCTTTAACACCACATCGGGTTTTTACCGCAGCAGTGCGGGGGCAGAAATTGATCTGTTGCTGGATATTGCGGGGCAAGGTTTGTGGGCTGTCGAAATCAAACGCTCTGCCACAGCCAAGCCGCGCCGTGGGTTTTATCAAGCGTGTGATGACCTGCAACCTGCCAAACGTTTGTTGGTGTATCCCGGCAACGAACGCTACCCGATTGGCGAAGGTGTGGAAGTGGTGGGATTGTGCTTGCTGGTGGAGCAATTGCAGCAGTTGGTGTGA
- a CDS encoding helix-turn-helix domain-containing protein — MSDKSDISKRRRHASTGNDSVLLALGDQIRSARLANTMTQEELALVSGVGRELVIQLENGKPGVTLGKACRVLAVLGLQLTALER; from the coding sequence ATGTCGGATAAGAGCGACATTAGCAAACGTCGTCGTCATGCCAGTACAGGCAATGATTCCGTGTTGCTGGCACTCGGCGATCAAATACGCTCAGCCCGCCTCGCTAATACCATGACCCAAGAAGAACTCGCGCTGGTTTCCGGCGTTGGGCGCGAACTGGTGATCCAGCTTGAAAACGGCAAACCGGGCGTGACCTTGGGCAAAGCCTGCCGGGTGCTGGCGGTATTAGGGCTGCAATTGACGGCATTGGAGCGTTGA
- a CDS encoding type II toxin-antitoxin system HipA family toxin produces MLQVLYADQTVGQLWSEARELCFCYAASWVQASHAFPLTPQLPLGLQPFRGDKVLFFFSNLLPEGAVLDVILKLKRLPRGDVYAQLAAFGEDAAGAFALVPEGEIHQRQAAYQPYTTEHIRADLVRLKDHLPLLFQHGELRLSLAGAQDKIPVHYASGQFGLPMGGAASTHILKPTIQPEKLFPDAVLNEAFCLRLARLSGLDAVKSEVVRLPEPVLVVERYDRMVQAGQVQRLHQLDFCQLAGVLPDQKYAKDGSPSLADIFRLIDQHAAVPGRDRLKVLDWVVFNYLIGNADAHAKNLAMLLMAGNRLQLTPLYDLLCTTVYPSLDTRMAMAIGGEYRPEWVQQRHWQRFAAEAGINPTLLQKRSLALSKRVLANIQPIVAELAVGNCPLIADIIRLVQKRSEWLESRQMGL; encoded by the coding sequence ATGTTGCAAGTGTTGTACGCGGATCAAACGGTCGGGCAGTTATGGAGCGAAGCGCGTGAACTGTGTTTCTGTTACGCTGCCAGTTGGGTGCAAGCCTCGCACGCCTTTCCGCTGACACCGCAGTTGCCACTTGGTTTGCAGCCGTTTCGTGGTGACAAGGTGCTATTCTTTTTCAGCAATCTGTTGCCAGAAGGCGCGGTGCTGGATGTGATCCTGAAACTCAAACGCTTGCCGCGTGGTGACGTGTATGCACAATTGGCGGCCTTTGGCGAAGATGCGGCAGGTGCATTTGCGCTAGTGCCGGAAGGTGAAATCCACCAACGCCAAGCGGCGTATCAACCCTACACCACTGAACATATCCGCGCTGATCTGGTGCGACTGAAAGACCATTTACCACTGTTGTTCCAGCATGGCGAATTGCGCCTCTCCTTAGCAGGAGCGCAGGACAAAATTCCGGTGCATTACGCGTCGGGTCAGTTTGGCTTGCCGATGGGGGGAGCGGCTTCAACGCATATTCTCAAACCAACGATTCAACCAGAAAAGTTGTTCCCTGATGCGGTGTTGAATGAAGCGTTTTGCTTGCGATTGGCGCGGCTGAGTGGGCTGGATGCAGTCAAATCGGAAGTCGTGCGCTTACCCGAACCTGTGTTGGTGGTTGAGCGTTACGACCGCATGGTGCAAGCTGGGCAAGTGCAACGTTTGCATCAACTGGATTTTTGCCAGCTTGCCGGAGTGTTGCCAGACCAGAAATACGCTAAAGATGGCAGTCCCAGCTTGGCAGACATTTTCCGCTTAATTGACCAACACGCGGCTGTACCGGGGCGCGACCGTTTGAAGGTGCTGGATTGGGTAGTGTTCAACTACCTGATCGGCAATGCTGATGCACACGCGAAAAATCTGGCGATGTTGTTGATGGCGGGTAACCGTTTGCAGCTTACGCCGCTCTACGACTTGCTGTGTACCACGGTTTATCCGTCACTCGATACCCGCATGGCGATGGCAATTGGTGGTGAGTACCGCCCAGAATGGGTGCAACAACGCCATTGGCAACGCTTTGCTGCCGAAGCAGGCATTAATCCCACCTTATTGCAGAAACGTAGTCTTGCCCTGAGTAAGCGCGTATTGGCGAATATCCAGCCCATTGTTGCTGAATTAGCCGTGGGAAATTGCCCCTTGATTGCAGACATTATCCGCCTTGTTCAGAAACGGTCGGAGTGGTTGGAATCACGCCAGATGGGGTTGTGA
- a CDS encoding IS30 family transposase: protein MLEGFSLFNSYSRAKYICHEAIYQHVLRDKRAGGKLYLNLRRHTKKYRQRYGSKTGSVKGIPNRVDIDERPAVANQRERLGDWEADTMIGKGHQGALVTLDERKSKLRLAFPVANKTAEAVTSSIITLLDSFKDWVHTLTFDNGKEFAKHEQVAQALGCETYFAKPYHSWERGQNENANGLLRQYFPKAMGLLDVTTRQVLEAVHKLNNRPRKCLGFKTPYEVFRELSGIEAEKLVGYALIT, encoded by the coding sequence TTGCTTGAGGGCTTCTCATTATTCAACAGCTATTCACGGGCAAAGTATATTTGCCATGAAGCCATCTACCAGCATGTACTCAGGGACAAGCGTGCGGGCGGCAAGCTGTACCTGAACCTGCGCCGCCATACGAAGAAATACCGCCAGCGTTACGGCAGTAAAACGGGCAGCGTCAAAGGCATCCCCAACCGAGTGGACATTGACGAACGCCCAGCGGTAGCCAACCAGCGTGAACGGCTCGGTGACTGGGAAGCCGACACCATGATCGGCAAGGGACACCAAGGCGCACTGGTGACACTGGATGAACGCAAATCCAAGCTACGCCTAGCTTTTCCAGTGGCAAACAAGACCGCAGAAGCCGTAACCAGCAGCATTATCACCTTGCTGGACAGCTTCAAGGATTGGGTGCACACGCTCACCTTCGACAACGGCAAAGAGTTTGCCAAACATGAGCAAGTTGCCCAAGCCCTTGGGTGCGAAACGTATTTCGCCAAGCCCTACCATTCGTGGGAGCGTGGGCAAAATGAGAACGCCAATGGGCTGTTACGCCAATACTTCCCCAAGGCAATGGGGCTATTGGACGTGACCACCCGACAGGTACTGGAGGCTGTACATAAACTCAACAACAGACCAAGGAAGTGTCTGGGATTCAAGACACCTTACGAGGTGTTCCGAGAACTATCCGGCATAGAGGCCGAAAAGTTGGTGGGTTATGCACTTATTACTTGA
- a CDS encoding winged helix-turn-helix domain-containing protein, producing the protein MIQIDFSESDQTALNEGRYRHAHPRVRQRMEVLWLKSQGMAHGDIERLAQVSSTTVTRYLKRYQQGGIAALEQLDFRRPTRRLEPFREPLKKHFEKHPPTRISQAIADIQRLTGLELKREAVRLFLHDLGLSVRKVGMIPAKADPAAQETFKKRAGAAS; encoded by the coding sequence ATGATCCAGATAGACTTCAGCGAATCCGATCAAACCGCCTTGAATGAGGGGCGTTACCGCCATGCCCACCCTCGCGTCCGCCAACGGATGGAAGTGTTGTGGCTAAAAAGCCAGGGAATGGCGCATGGGGACATTGAACGGCTGGCACAGGTGAGTTCAACGACGGTCACCCGTTATTTGAAACGTTACCAACAAGGTGGGATCGCTGCCTTGGAACAACTGGATTTCCGTCGCCCAACCCGCCGGTTGGAACCTTTCCGTGAGCCCCTGAAGAAACATTTTGAGAAGCATCCACCGACCCGGATCAGTCAGGCGATCGCTGATATACAGCGCTTAACCGGCCTTGAACTCAAGCGGGAAGCCGTGCGGCTATTCCTGCATGACTTGGGTTTGTCCGTCAGGAAGGTGGGGATGATACCGGCGAAAGCCGACCCTGCTGCCCAGGAGACTTTTAAAAAAAGAGCTGGAGCCGCGTCTTGA
- a CDS encoding helix-turn-helix domain-containing protein, with the protein MAYTHLTSEERHYIETRHKMKESTATIALTLGRSQSTISRELTRNRGQRGYRHKQAHTKAQQRHADKPKAVKLTPELAVSIDTLLEQQWSPEQISGRLKAEGKTTILQPPIIADSSKV; encoded by the coding sequence ATGGCTTACACACACCTTACCTCTGAGGAGAGGCATTATATCGAAACCCGGCACAAGATGAAGGAATCGACGGCAACAATCGCGTTAACCTTGGGGCGCAGTCAATCGACGATCAGTCGTGAACTGACCCGCAACCGAGGGCAACGCGGCTATCGGCACAAGCAAGCGCACACCAAAGCGCAACAACGCCATGCGGACAAGCCCAAAGCGGTCAAGTTGACCCCGGAACTGGCGGTCAGCATTGATACGCTGCTGGAACAACAATGGAGTCCTGAGCAGATCAGCGGTCGACTGAAAGCGGAAGGCAAAACGACTATACTTCAACCGCCCATAATTGCAGATTCCTCAAAGGTCTGA
- the alkB gene encoding DNA oxidative demethylase AlkB, protein MNLNLFNTPPEPWTEPLSPGALVLRQYATAHTDRLLTGIHAIAAQAPFRQMQTPGGYTMSVAMTNCGTAGWITDRKGYRYSTIDPLSGQAWPALPADFRSLAQAAALAAGFPAFQPDACLINRYPVGAKMALHQDRDERDLTAPIVSVSLGLPATFLWGGLQRNDKAAKVPLLHGDVVVWGGAARLVFHGIAPLKAGQHPLLGEARINLTFRQAL, encoded by the coding sequence ATGAACCTCAACCTCTTCAACACCCCGCCCGAACCGTGGACTGAACCCTTAAGCCCCGGTGCGCTGGTATTGCGCCAATACGCCACCGCCCACACCGACCGCTTGCTGACAGGCATCCACGCCATTGCTGCCCAAGCCCCGTTCCGGCAGATGCAAACGCCCGGCGGCTATACGATGTCGGTGGCGATGACCAATTGCGGCACGGCGGGTTGGATCACCGACCGCAAAGGCTACCGCTACAGCACCATCGACCCGCTGAGTGGGCAAGCGTGGCCTGCGCTGCCAGCGGATTTCCGCAGCCTGGCGCAAGCCGCAGCACTGGCGGCAGGTTTCCCCGCATTCCAGCCGGATGCTTGCCTGATCAACCGCTATCCGGTGGGCGCAAAAATGGCACTGCATCAAGATCGCGACGAACGCGACCTGACCGCGCCGATTGTGTCGGTGTCGTTGGGTTTGCCTGCAACGTTTTTGTGGGGCGGATTGCAGCGCAATGACAAGGCGGCGAAAGTGCCATTGCTGCACGGCGATGTAGTGGTGTGGGGCGGGGCAGCGCGGTTGGTGTTTCACGGCATTGCGCCACTGAAGGCGGGGCAACATCCGCTGCTGGGTGAGGCGCGTATCAACCTGACGTTTCGGCAAGCGTTGTGA
- a CDS encoding NAD(P)-dependent alcohol dehydrogenase, with the protein MKAIVCKQYGSPEVLQWQHVEKPVPKDNEILIKIHTTTVTSADCRVRGLNTPKGFRLLMRLALGINRPRQAILGSELAGTVAAIGANVSRFQVGDPVFAFTDTRMGCYAEYTCLPEKGAIVRKPANLSFAEAAALSFGGTTALHFLRKAKLQSGDKILINGASGGVGTAAVQLAKHFGAEVTGVCSTTNLALVKSLGVDHVIDYTQEDFTQQNTTYHVILDTTGNVSYAHCKAALKAGGRLVLVAASLPEMLAIPWGAMTGNKRLITGVAFGDAKALSFLADLALKGKYRPVIDRCFPFEQIVAAHRYVDSGRKKGNVVVTTLAETSG; encoded by the coding sequence ATGAAAGCGATAGTGTGCAAGCAATACGGTTCCCCCGAAGTCCTGCAATGGCAGCATGTGGAAAAACCTGTTCCGAAAGACAATGAAATTCTGATCAAAATACACACCACAACGGTCACGTCAGCGGATTGCCGGGTACGCGGCCTTAATACTCCCAAAGGTTTCCGGCTGTTGATGCGTTTGGCACTGGGCATTAACCGCCCTAGACAAGCCATTTTGGGAAGCGAGCTTGCCGGGACAGTTGCCGCCATCGGTGCAAACGTCAGCCGATTTCAGGTAGGCGATCCCGTGTTTGCTTTCACCGATACCCGCATGGGCTGTTACGCAGAATACACCTGCCTGCCCGAAAAGGGCGCAATAGTACGCAAGCCCGCTAACCTCAGCTTTGCAGAGGCTGCCGCCCTGTCGTTTGGCGGAACGACTGCCTTGCACTTCCTCCGCAAAGCCAAGCTGCAAAGCGGAGACAAAATACTCATCAATGGCGCTTCCGGTGGTGTAGGCACGGCTGCGGTACAACTGGCAAAACACTTTGGCGCTGAAGTCACGGGCGTATGCAGCACCACCAATCTGGCCTTGGTGAAATCACTCGGTGTTGATCATGTAATTGATTATACGCAAGAAGATTTCACCCAGCAGAATACAACGTACCATGTCATCCTCGACACCACGGGCAACGTGTCATACGCCCACTGTAAAGCTGCACTCAAGGCCGGAGGCCGTCTTGTGCTGGTGGCAGCGAGTTTGCCGGAGATGCTGGCAATCCCGTGGGGGGCGATGACAGGCAACAAAAGGCTTATTACCGGGGTAGCATTTGGTGATGCTAAGGCATTAAGTTTTCTCGCGGATTTGGCATTGAAAGGGAAATATCGCCCGGTTATTGACCGGTGTTTTCCATTCGAGCAGATCGTAGCAGCGCATCGTTATGTGGATAGCGGGCGCAAAAAGGGCAATGTTGTTGTCACAACGCTTGCCGAAACGTCAGGTTGA